From Mugil cephalus isolate CIBA_MC_2020 chromosome 4, CIBA_Mcephalus_1.1, whole genome shotgun sequence:
CTTCAAGAAATGAGCACATCTCAGTCTGAAATAAGATCCCTCTAATAGGGACTTGCGTGATAATTTAGTTCACACAAATATAGGATTTTATATTtcggaaaggaaaaaaaataaaaaacatgtaataataaaaataagagtgcaaaaaaataaataaatttgctgTGCAGTATGTAATAACTTCTATTGCACCGGCTAGCTAGTAGACACACAAAGGCACAGTTCCCTTTGTGGTTTCCCGTCTTGTGAAACTTTTAGGcccaacaaaaaaaggaaacttaacTTACTACTCAACGTGTGCgtacatgaaaacatgaaatgaaattaatggCATTACTCTGGATTAAAGGAGCCAGAACAGCATGTCCAGTGTTTGCAGGATTTCAACACACGTGTTTGTTCAGCAACAACCCGAGCTTTTCTTCTGCCCCTGCTCCTTGGGCAACACCGTGGCTTCCTCTCTTGTGCCAATTCTTTGACTCAACATCCTGGAGACAACACAATCAGCTGCTGTCATGGCATTTCTGCGCAGAGGGTGTTAAAAGACAAGCTTTCatgaagcaaacaaataaacaaggtGTGATTCTTACCTGGCCACAACTTCCAAAGCCTGGACCACGTTTTCACCCGTGGCAGCGCTGCACTCCATGAATTCAAAGTTGTACTcctgtggaataaaaaaaaaaaaaaaaaaaaatatgaagaagaagctTCCCTCAGTGTGGGTGTTTGATGATTAAAACCACAGAATGACATGTTGGCATTGCCAGAAAAGCAATAAGGACTGAGTGAAATAACCGACTTCATACCTTAGCAAGACTTTCCCCCTGGTGAGGTTTAACCTGACGCTGAACACGGTCGCTCTTGTTCCCGAGAAGTAAAACGATCACGTTTTCCATTGCAGCTTCCTGCAAAACAGGCATTGGGATCATCCTAATTATTGTTTAGAATGTCAATGAACTAGTCaaactttctttgtttctttttctattaaccctaaaaataatctttgtcttttactgagtttttaaatatttgtattttctcaTATAAACAtgcatatttttgcatttctgcattttttataTCATAGATGTAGATAAGACTAATTGTATGATGATGACTTTTTAGATATCGCTTGGTATTGTGTATGTCTttcttgttcctccaaaacagttgtgactcatcagagaatggacataggtcttctgagggtgtcctgtggtgtctggtaacaggatgttgttagtgggggtctttgggtcctatgggttgaggggaggggcctctgtagatcatcccacagatacttgatcagtttgagatctagtgaaataggaggccaggtcaacaccttgtgcagttcttcatgttttctgagttgtttctaaactgtttttgtgtgtgtgtctggctacatcctgctggggatggctgctactatcaatgagtgtcattactatagggtgagggtgtctggtctggtccaggtgggtggtacatgtccaagtaacatccacatgaaagccaggtccaaaagtttcccaacagaccaacacactgaattgttacaagatggtcaatgttatttacatctcctgttgtggctgattgatgtgaCATTACAAACTCCCTCTGACCAAAAACTcaaatcagatttaaaaaaacacagtcttgTTTAGTCTTGAATAAAAACCTAAAGTTTTAACATCTGCAAAACCCCTGTAAACAAAGCCAGTCGAGCAGTGATACTTGAGGCCGAAGCTTGAAATCCATTCCTACCTGAATACAGTTCGCCCAGTAGCTGACTGCAGAAAACGTCTGAATGGACGTGATGTCGTACATCAAGAGAAAGGCCTGCGCTCTGTGGAAAATCTGCCTTGTGATGCTGCGAAACCttcaaaaacagcaaacagtgtAATCAGAGACAATCAGCTCTCAGATTTGACGTCCTCTTTTAAGACCAGGAGGACACTGACTACACAGCTTGCAAACTTCTGCGATTTTCCTCGCAAAACCATTCCAGCTAATGTGGCAGATTTGTGTCATAACACGGTTCACATGGACGTCCCTGAAGTTGTTTTTATAGGGACTCCATTCGCGGAAAGACGTATAATGTAAACAGTGTTTAAACAACCCGCTCGCCAGTGAATGCCACACATTGAAAGGATGAATAGTTGGAATGAGAAATGGTGAATCCGGGGTGTGCGCAGCTCAGTGTTGACATAGAGGAAACTCATTGTAAACTCAGCAGGGCCATTAGTGAACTCAAACCACATCAATACGTTTGCAGCGCAGGAATCTGTAAACCCAGAATGCAAACCATTGATGAGATGTGCCAAACCGGTTCTGAAACAGGTTGCCTGATGGCCTGGAGGCGACTGCACACTTTGTTACAGCACACGGTCTGGTATGTTCACGGAGGCCGATGCAGTATCTACCTCTGCAAAAGCCAATTCAAAGAGGATGTTGCTTATGTAAACATAGTTACATGCACTCTTGGCTAATGTCAAGGAGAACACACTACTGAGAACACCCTGTGTTGCCTTCACACCAGGCGACGAGGAGGCTCACCGGACAGCTGAGACAATCTGTCCTCGGCTACCAGAGAAGCAAAGTGTGTCTGTACACAGAAAAACCACAGCCACTTCCtagaatagaaaaacacacGACACAATTCGAGACCTCCATCGCACTGCGACTGGTAACTGGCCCTCGGCGTCAAAATAACAATCGTAcatctttgtttattttacctttGAAAGAAAGTGTGAAAAATTGCCCTCGCTTGAGTGGGAAAACTGGAACATTCTTTAGGGGACAAtggacacatttttcttttcttgttccaGTGTTTCTACCTTAACTTGTTTTTTCAGCGAATTAACAAAGATGTGAGAGATAACCTGAACTCAACGGGGAGATCttgaagaaataaaaggctAGACTTTGATGTACCGACGATCCCAATATTTATGATGTAATCTGTACTTTTCTCCACAAGGCAGCATCTTAAAATACACACTTCATCATGTGTCCTGAACTAACTGAAAAGAtctaattttctttcttcctatAGTTCTTATTATTAATTCAGACActcaaaaaggaaagaggaaacgTACCTTTCTTGACCTGCTGTATCCCATAAGTGTAGCACCACAGGTTTTCCATCCACTACCACATTCCATGTGCAGGAATCAACacctaaaaatatatattaaaatgccataattctgtacatttacaCGTATTTATGGGAGTGATCATAAAGGATTTGTATCTTACCAACAGAGGCGGGCAAATCCAGAGAAAACTTCCCACTTTGAGCTCTTTTCATGAAGGAGGTTTTCCCGACGCTGCTGTCTCCAATCATTACCACGTTGTAACTACTTAATCTGGAGTCTGCCCCTCTGACATTAACCCCTGAATTCAAAAAGTTCAACTGGCTCGGAGTATTCTCCCTGTGGAAAAaccaaacaagcaaacatatgAAGATGAATTAACAATCAAACCATTCATGTAAACAAAATAGCAAATATAAAACACGCTACGGTTATTCCCACAGGcccttttcattttcctgaTAGATGACCTTTGTATCTCATCTTTTGAAGTGGTTACACTGAGTATGAACACAGTGGGCCTACTGTGCCATCACTTTCAGCTCTGTTATCTCCGAACGGACCGGCTGAGAATGTTCCTCTTGTAGCTTGCtggatgacaacaacaaaccacCATGTGCACGAAGATAAGTGTAGACGGTAAAGCTCGCATGAGTCAGACGCTTAAGCTTTTGTATGACTCAAATGATGTGAGTGTGGAGAAATGTTGTGTAACCATGTAATGCAAACTTTCTTTTTGACATTACAAGACGTGTGGCATTTGATCTGTGGGCATGAAGACTTTTCTGGCTCTGCACTGGTTACCTGTTAGAACAAGAATCAGTTTACTGCTATAATaatactgctcctggtttataaagcactacatggtctagcacctcagtacatcacagatatgccaatcacttacaccccagcaagaacacttcggtcaacaggcagtggcaatttactcatccctcgcaccagatccaaagaaggggaggcagcttttagtgtatatgccccacaaaaatggaacaccttgcctgacacagttagacatgccacatcagtagccatctttaaaaacagattaaaaacctatcttttttcaacagcattctgctgagctgtgtgtgtgcatgtgtgcatgtgtggttgtgtgagttttAGTttgtatgtggtgaaaatggcatacatatgattgtttacttgcacctATACCTTTCAATTCattccaaactgatttttatgtaaatgtttgtattgtaactatgtatacctcttgtaaagcacattgagtctgccttgtgcatgaaatgtgctttataaatacaattgaattgaatagaaataaaaagaaaggcaCATGTCCATCATTACAgtaaggggggaggggggaggggggggacagGCTATTGTGCTGAAATTGTGGGAAAGTGGGTGATAATATCACCACCTCCGAGGAAAAACCTTTTAGAGATGATACTTTCTGATTCTGATCGGCTCGCGGCGTTAAATACATAAGcacactgcagtgtttttatcTCTAATGAGTGACAGTGCTGAACTTACCTCACAGGTGCTGAGTGCTCTCTTGATATGTTGACATTGGATGACGGTTTCTTTTCACTTTCCTCAGcctgcaaagacaaacacatacattatatatacagCTGAGAACAGTACGTTCGGTTTACCAAAACATATTATATGAGAACaactcagctttaatttgatcCAGTTTGTATTCACAATCAAACAGGAGGAAGGGTTTAGGAATTGCTGCCATTTTTAAACACACTGCTCTATTTCTGCCTTTAGTTTTGTCTTCAGAAAGTCTGATGAATGCACCACCAAGAGGAGATCAATAGTGAGAAAAATTACACACTAGGCTCATTCAAAAAGTTACAGCTAGGAATCtgttaatttaatattttggaAATGTATCACATGCCTGATGCATAATAATctcacttaataataataaggctGTTCTGCCCAGTAATTATTTGCTGATCTCATTCAAAGGCTGTGGCTGTTGAGTTTCTGAAAAAGCCAGGTACGTGTTTATGTTCTCCTTTCTATTTTGTGAAACATGTAGTGGTCACCACATGTTCCTCATTTTAGTTCATTGCGACATCTTGTCCTTCCAGAAATACACTACACCAGTGAACAAGATGTTTTATGCAAGTGGGAAGTACACGCCTGCACCCGACAGCTGTCTAATAACAACAATTCACCTCAGACTAAAGGCAGAAGATTTGGAGTACAATAAAGTACAAGTCTAGAAACAGCACTAAGAACTGGCCTTATATAATACACCAATaatccacaacattatgaccactgacagaagaaatgCGTAACATCGATCaaaaattcagtgttctgctgggaaacgtttagacctggcattcattcatgtggatgttacttagacatgtactaccCATCTAGACcaccctaccccatagcaatgacactcctcgatggcagcagccatccccagcaggatacagcctgacacggtcacaaaaatggtttagggacaactaacaagaaaaaaaaaaaaaaaccctggttgacctggcctccaaattcactacatccacaaaggccccataggacccaaagacctaaacaatattaggaagttggtcataatgttatgcctgattggtgtatcctAGGTGTATTGCAACgcaaaaactttaaataaaatctgatcaGAAGTACAGATTCCCACTAAATACCACAGAAGTACTTTGCTGCTTACCTCTGATATCTTCTCCAGATGCGATGgtttgtctctgtcctgctcagCTGCCTTGATCGAACTTTCCTCTTTGATACTGACATCGCTCCCATCTTCTATATCTGTAGTTCTTTGGTTTTCTTGGGGTTGATGTCCGCGTGACTTCCGGTGAGATcccatttttcttctcctccctccataTGTTGATTCTGACATTGTATCTTGTTTgggagaggaggacgggagctcatttggagtcagttcattctcTCTTTGTGCTGGTTGGTCTTGAGAAACAGGCTTTTCTTCAGCTGCCTGCTGAACCAGAGGCTTTAACTGGGACTCACCAACATGGCCATATTCCACCGTTTCAAATacattctcttttctttgctcaGCGCCATCGTCTTTGTATTCAGAGTGGAGGCGCAGCTCTTTTTCTTCAAGTCCAGGGCCTCTCTCGGTTGTTACAACACCGGTATTGGTTACGGCCTCGGTTGCCTCATTAACCACCTCCGCTTTTTGAAGCGACTCTTCTCCTTGGGTTCGTGATCCAAGGTTTCTGCGGGTGGAGCCCATCTTTCTTCTCCTGTGCATTGAATTTAGATTTGGACTTCTTGGAGCTCCTTCATTCATGTTGTTTGGATTTTGTTCATCACTATCTTGGTTTTGTATTACCTGTACACTCTGTGGTCCTCCCTCATCTATTAATGTGCTATGAGCGCTCTCGCCAAATGACTCTGAGCTCTCTCCTGTGATGCTGGTATTTGCAATTGTCTCAGTTTCTTCAGGAAGCAGCTGATTCACTGAGCGTCTGTTTCTTCTAGAGGTTTTTTGCATCTCGGTGCCTGTAAAGTCATCTGGCTGTGTTGACTCCAAACTGATGTCTACATTTATTTCACCATCATTTATATCAGTCAGCTTAAGAAATGTGACTGAATTAAGAACTTCCTCATTGTGAGAGCGAGACTGTTCAGGAAGAAGAACCATTAAATTATCCGTGCCTGGTATCACATTACACTCTGTGCTCTGCAGGTCAGCAGAACTGCTTTGTAGCTCATGCCCCTCATTATAAACAGAGACCGATGGTTGATGTTCATTAAAAGTATCCTGTAATACTTGGTTCTGAAACGCCATTGAAGTTAATGGTgactcctccacctcttccatctTATCAAGACTTCTTACGCCAGCTTCTGTGTTAAAGTCACTTGGTTTAGTTTCATCCTTCTTGTCTGTGTCTTCCTCTTGCTTCTTTTTGACTTGACTCTTGCGGGTTGAACccatctttcttctcttctgttgGAAGTGCACTTGTGAATTTTCACTGTGATCTGAATGACTGTTTTCTTGTCGGTTGTCAAATGCATCCACTGCCGTAGAAATTGCACCTTCAGAGGACACACTGACGGCTTGCTCTGGTGCCACGACTGTAGACTCCTCACATTTTTCTCCCACTTCATCCTGTCCAGGACCTTGAACATCCATTGAACTCCCCGCTTCCATATACAATTCTTCTGTTGCAACATATCCCACAGTTTCTCTCACATCATCTGTTTGTTGAACTTGAATTTGTTCCCCCACTGAATCTTTGTCATAGTATAAAGGTTCTGTGTTTTGGACCTGAGAGGCTTCTTCTTGGTCAAGCACTGTGGATGCGCGCAACCTTGAGATAACTGTGTCATCATGATGTAAAATACTGTGCATGTTATCTATCTGATCTGAGGCTAGTGGTGATTGCATCAAGTCTGGTTTAACTGTGCTGTATCCTGCATGCTCAATTACATTTTCAGTAATGTCTGTTGCCACAAATGTACTGTCATCTTTAAGGTCTTTTAATTCTTCCTGCCTTGCTGTCTCTGTTGGTGATGACATGTTTGTCATTTTGGGGGCTTCATCACCACTGGCATTTTCTCTAACTTCTTCTTCAGGTTCGTTATATGCTTTCAGAACAGGATCCTCTAAGTGTTGTGGCCGTCCTTTAATTTTCCGGCTGGACCCCAGTTTTCTTCTGTTCCTTGATGGGTTGAGGCCTGTGTG
This genomic window contains:
- the rab44 gene encoding uncharacterized protein rab44 isoform X1, translating into MPTDIQEGSQTDYTSESGIDDATEKTEIVSETLMDQTEIIDTYQFDLTVKSVDDSSTKQEVSNLYDQQGIEISSWITEDHHMYDTQTPQISGTEIVDTAQVQVYEFGSTEEDDLRTTAEQTCHQQREELLFETDDRKSPLKMFQSETKADFDSQPQDNSVIVDEQSDAGFNHGGNSRKMGLSRRNKRKEFKDPVSESYHELAAEADGNTRSDESSEKTNILITKETEENEKCAETVLKGMGTFETSQTEEENVPINPFVCTSGSTTANVYSSPTIEQLVIDQSHYMQVPDEKLSILCSVTDTESNERDECTDQSRHTDTAEIITERNSLREQTEVECHVEQEKFPLPKEVLATNGEQHEVFKLSEVSGSQLSEDVVNKLFDEQIDSAQMEEVHQIDYTSAMESKSSLPTLPSAHIDSHPQSTEDETHTGLNPSRNRRKLGSSRKIKGRPQHLEDPVLKAYNEPEEEVRENASGDEAPKMTNMSSPTETARQEELKDLKDDSTFVATDITENVIEHAGYSTVKPDLMQSPLASDQIDNMHSILHHDDTVISRLRASTVLDQEEASQVQNTEPLYYDKDSVGEQIQVQQTDDVRETVGYVATEELYMEAGSSMDVQGPGQDEVGEKCEESTVVAPEQAVSVSSEGAISTAVDAFDNRQENSHSDHSENSQVHFQQKRRKMGSTRKSQVKKKQEEDTDKKDETKPSDFNTEAGVRSLDKMEEVEESPLTSMAFQNQVLQDTFNEHQPSVSVYNEGHELQSSSADLQSTECNVIPGTDNLMVLLPEQSRSHNEEVLNSVTFLKLTDINDGEINVDISLESTQPDDFTGTEMQKTSRRNRRSVNQLLPEETETIANTSITGESSESFGESAHSTLIDEGGPQSVQVIQNQDSDEQNPNNMNEGAPRSPNLNSMHRRRKMGSTRRNLGSRTQGEESLQKAEVVNEATEAVTNTGVVTTERGPGLEEKELRLHSEYKDDGAEQRKENVFETVEYGHVGESQLKPLVQQAAEEKPVSQDQPAQRENELTPNELPSSSPKQDTMSESTYGGRRRKMGSHRKSRGHQPQENQRTTDIEDGSDVSIKEESSIKAAEQDRDKPSHLEKISEAEESEKKPSSNVNISREHSAPVRENTPSQLNFLNSGVNVRGADSRLSSYNVVMIGDSSVGKTSFMKRAQSGKFSLDLPASVGVDSCTWNVVVDGKPVVLHLWDTAGQERFRSITRQIFHRAQAFLLMYDITSIQTFSAVSYWANCIQEAAMENVIVLLLGNKSDRVQRQVKPHQGESLAKEYNFEFMECSAATGENVVQALEVVARMLSQRIGTREEATVLPKEQGQKKSSGCC
- the rab44 gene encoding uncharacterized protein rab44 isoform X2, whose amino-acid sequence is MPTDIQEGSQTDYTSESGIDDATEKTEIVSETLMDQTEIIDTYQFDLTVKSVDDSSTKQEVSNLYDQQGIEISSWITEDHHMYDTQTPQISGTEIVDTAQVQVYEFGSTEEDDLRTTAEQTCHQQREELLFETDDRKSPLKMFQSETKADFDSQPQDNSVIVDEQSDAGFNHGGNSRKMGLSRRNKRKEFKDPVSESYHELAAEADGNTRSDESSEKTNILITKETEENEKCAETVLKGMGTFETSQTEEENVPINPFVCTSGSTTANVYSSPTIEQLVIDQSHYMQVPDEKLSILCSVTDTESNERDECTDQSRHTDTAEIITERNSLREQTEVECHVEQEKFPLPKEVLATNGEQHEVFKLSEVSGSQLSEDVVNKLFDEQIDSAQMEEVHQIDYTSAMESKSSLPTLPSAHIDSHPQSTEDETHTGLNPSRNRRKLGSSRKIKGRPQHLEDPVLKAYNEPEEEVRENASGDEAPKMTNMSSPTETARQEELKDLKDDSTFVATDITENVIEHAGYSTVKPDLMQSPLASDQIDNMHSILHHDDTVISRLRASTVLDQEEASQVQNTEPLYYDKDSVGEQIQVQQTDDVRETVGYVATEELYMEAGSSMDVQGPGQDEVGEKCEESTVVAPEQAVSVSSEGAISTAVDAFDNRQENSHSDHSENSQVHFQQKRRKMGSTRKSQVKKKQEEDTDKKDETKPSDFNTEAGVRSLDKMEEVEESPLTSMAFQNQVLQDTFNEHQPSVSVYNEGHELQSSSADLQSTECNVIPGTDNLMVLLPEQSRSHNEEVLNSVTFLKLTDINDGEINVDISLESTQPDDFTGTEMQKTSRRNRRSVNQLLPEETETIANTSITGESSESFGESAHSTLIDEGGPQSVQVIQNQDSDEQNPNNMNEGAPRSPNLNSMHRRRKMGSTRRNLGSRTQGEESLQKAEVVNEATEAVTNTGVVTTERGPGLEEKELRLHSEYKDDGAEQRKENVFETVEYGHVGESQLKPLVQQAAEEKPVSQDQPAQRENELTPNELPSSSPKQDTMSESTYGGRRRKMGSHRKSRGHQPQENQRTTDIEDGSDVSIKEESSIKAAEQDRDKPSHLEKISEAEESEKKPSSNVNISREHSAPVRENTPSQLNFLNSGVNVRGADSRLSSYNVVMIGDSSVGKTSFMKRAQSGKFSLDLPASVGVDSCTWNVVVDGKPVVLHLWDTAGQERFRSITRQIFHRAQAFLLMYDITSIQTFSAVSYWANCIQISN
- the rab44 gene encoding EF-hand calcium-binding domain-containing protein 4B isoform X6, with the protein product MSAQSGRKKRIGSRRGTPSQRDASAAEKFHATDSTSAAQQHIPEEDTESNERDECTDQSRHTDTAEIITERNSLREQTEVECHVEQEKFPLPKEVLATNGEQHEVFKLSEVSGSQLSEDVVNKLFDEQIDSAQMEEVHQIDYTSAMESKSSLPTLPSAHIDSHPQSTEDETHTGLNPSRNRRKLGSSRKIKGRPQHLEDPVLKAYNEPEEEVRENASGDEAPKMTNMSSPTETARQEELKDLKDDSTFVATDITENVIEHAGYSTVKPDLMQSPLASDQIDNMHSILHHDDTVISRLRASTVLDQEEASQVQNTEPLYYDKDSVGEQIQVQQTDDVRETVGYVATEELYMEAGSSMDVQGPGQDEVGEKCEESTVVAPEQAVSVSSEGAISTAVDAFDNRQENSHSDHSENSQVHFQQKRRKMGSTRKSQVKKKQEEDTDKKDETKPSDFNTEAGVRSLDKMEEVEESPLTSMAFQNQVLQDTFNEHQPSVSVYNEGHELQSSSADLQSTECNVIPGTDNLMVLLPEQSRSHNEEVLNSVTFLKLTDINDGEINVDISLESTQPDDFTGTEMQKTSRRNRRSVNQLLPEETETIANTSITGESSESFGESAHSTLIDEGGPQSVQVIQNQDSDEQNPNNMNEGAPRSPNLNSMHRRRKMGSTRRNLGSRTQGEESLQKAEVVNEATEAVTNTGVVTTERGPGLEEKELRLHSEYKDDGAEQRKENVFETVEYGHVGESQLKPLVQQAAEEKPVSQDQPAQRENELTPNELPSSSPKQDTMSESTYGGRRRKMGSHRKSRGHQPQENQRTTDIEDGSDVSIKEESSIKAAEQDRDKPSHLEKISEAEESEKKPSSNVNISREHSAPVRENTPSQLNFLNSGVNVRGADSRLSSYNVVMIGDSSVGKTSFMKRAQSGKFSLDLPASVGVDSCTWNVVVDGKPVVLHLWDTAGQERFRSITRQIFHRAQAFLLMYDITSIQTFSAVSYWANCIQEAAMENVIVLLLGNKSDRVQRQVKPHQGESLAKEYNFEFMECSAATGENVVQALEVVARMLSQRIGTREEATVLPKEQGQKKSSGCC